The proteins below are encoded in one region of Vannielia litorea:
- a CDS encoding ammonium transporter — MNGADTAWIIVATALVLMMTLPGLALFYGGLVRARNVLSVFMHCYAIACLMSVLWLVAGYSIAFGEAASWWGGLGKVFLNGVTADSLSGTLPEILFFAFQMTFAIITPALIVGAYVERIGFGFVLLFSGLWMLLCYAPVVHWVWGGGFLADGGLFGETGVKDFAGGIVVHETAGIAALILAAVLGRRKDDNKPPHNPGYVVIGASLLWVGWFGFNGGSQLAADGGAAMALTVTHISAATATLTWALWEKIKYGKASVVGAVTGTIAGLASITPASGFVGPIAALVIGGIAGILCQEAVGLIRNKVRIDDTLDVMAVHGVGGIFGTIMIAAFGAGSWAAQLGSLAIVGVFTIVMTFALIYLCRLVTPLRVDEEIEYAGLDLAVHGESAYDHNS, encoded by the coding sequence ATGAACGGAGCAGATACCGCGTGGATCATCGTGGCCACGGCGCTTGTGCTGATGATGACGCTGCCAGGGCTGGCGCTGTTTTACGGCGGGCTGGTGCGGGCGCGCAACGTGCTCAGCGTCTTCATGCACTGCTACGCCATCGCCTGCCTGATGAGCGTGCTCTGGCTGGTGGCGGGCTATTCCATCGCCTTCGGAGAGGCCGCGAGCTGGTGGGGCGGCCTCGGCAAGGTCTTCCTCAACGGCGTCACCGCCGATAGCCTCTCGGGCACCCTGCCCGAGATCCTCTTCTTCGCCTTCCAGATGACCTTTGCCATCATCACCCCCGCGCTCATCGTCGGCGCCTATGTCGAGCGCATCGGCTTCGGCTTCGTGCTGCTCTTCTCCGGGCTCTGGATGCTGCTCTGCTACGCTCCGGTGGTGCACTGGGTCTGGGGCGGCGGCTTTCTGGCCGACGGCGGCCTCTTCGGCGAGACCGGCGTGAAGGACTTCGCCGGCGGTATCGTGGTGCATGAAACCGCAGGCATCGCCGCGCTCATCCTCGCCGCCGTGCTCGGCCGCCGGAAGGATGACAACAAGCCGCCCCACAACCCCGGCTACGTGGTCATCGGCGCCTCGCTGCTCTGGGTCGGCTGGTTCGGGTTCAACGGCGGCTCGCAGCTGGCGGCCGATGGCGGCGCGGCCATGGCGCTCACCGTCACCCATATCTCCGCCGCCACGGCGACCCTCACCTGGGCGCTCTGGGAAAAGATCAAGTATGGCAAGGCCTCGGTTGTCGGCGCGGTCACCGGCACCATCGCCGGCCTCGCCTCGATCACGCCCGCCTCCGGCTTCGTCGGCCCGATCGCGGCGCTCGTCATCGGCGGTATCGCCGGCATTCTCTGCCAGGAGGCGGTGGGCCTGATTCGCAACAAGGTGCGCATCGACGACACGCTCGATGTCATGGCGGTTCACGGCGTGGGCGGCATCTTCGGCACCATCATGATCGCGGCCTTCGGCGCGGGCAGCTGGGCGGCCCAGCTCGGCTCGCTCGCCATCGTCGGGGTCTTCACCATCGTGATGACCTTCGCACTGATCTACCTGTGCCGCCTCGTCACCCCGCTCCGTGTGGACGAGGAAATCGAGTACGCCGGCCTCGACCTCGCGGTACACGGCGAAAGCGCCTACGACCACAACTCCTGA
- the rplF gene encoding 50S ribosomal protein L6, giving the protein MSRIGKKPVELPSGVSAAVSGQTIEVKGPKGARSFTATDDVTLAVEDNVVTIKPRGTSKRARQQWGMSRTMVANLVQGVTDGFKKELEINGVGYRAQIQGSTLKLSLGYSHEVNFDVPQGVTVTCPKQTEIIVEGSDEQLVGQVAANIREWRKPEPYKGKGIKYKDEYIFRKEGKR; this is encoded by the coding sequence ATGTCTCGTATTGGCAAGAAACCGGTCGAGCTGCCCAGCGGTGTTTCCGCGGCTGTCTCCGGTCAGACCATCGAAGTGAAGGGCCCCAAGGGCGCCCGCAGCTTCACCGCCACCGACGACGTGACCCTCGCTGTCGAGGACAACGTGGTGACGATCAAGCCGCGCGGCACCTCCAAGCGGGCCCGCCAGCAGTGGGGCATGAGCCGCACCATGGTGGCGAACCTCGTGCAGGGCGTGACCGACGGCTTCAAGAAGGAGCTGGAGATCAACGGCGTGGGCTACCGCGCGCAGATCCAGGGCTCGACCCTGAAGCTGTCGCTGGGCTACTCGCACGAAGTCAACTTCGACGTGCCCCAGGGCGTCACGGTCACCTGCCCCAAGCAGACCGAGATCATCGTCGAAGGCTCCGATGAGCAACTCGTCGGCCAGGTCGCGGCCAACATCCGCGAATGGCGCAAGCCGGAGCCCTACAAGGGCAAGGGCATCAAATACAAGGACGAGTACATCTTCCGCAAGGAAGGCAAGAGGTAA
- the rpmD gene encoding 50S ribosomal protein L30 produces MAKTIVVKQIGSPIRRPEIQRKTLIGLGLNKMHRTRELEDTPSIRGMVAKIPHLVEIIEERG; encoded by the coding sequence ATGGCAAAGACGATCGTCGTCAAGCAGATCGGTTCGCCGATCCGTCGCCCCGAGATCCAGCGCAAGACGCTGATCGGCCTCGGGCTGAACAAGATGCACCGCACCCGCGAGCTGGAGGATACCCCCTCCATCCGCGGCATGGTCGCCAAGATCCCGCACCTCGTCGAGATTATCGAAGAGCGCGGATGA
- the rplE gene encoding 50S ribosomal protein L5 — MLDAANYTPRLKAYFAETVRPALKEEFGYKNDLQIPRLDKIVLNIGCGAEAVRDSKKAKSAQEDLTKIAGQQAMVTKAKKSIAGFRVREEMPLGAKVTLRGDRMYEFLDRLITVAMPRIRDFRGVSGKSFDGRGNYAMGLKEHIVFPEIEFDKVDEVWGMDIIICTTASTDAEAKALLKQFNMPFTS, encoded by the coding sequence ATGCTTGATGCCGCCAACTACACCCCGCGTCTGAAGGCGTATTTTGCCGAGACCGTTCGCCCCGCGCTCAAGGAAGAGTTCGGCTACAAGAACGACCTGCAGATCCCGCGTCTGGACAAGATCGTGCTCAATATCGGCTGTGGCGCCGAAGCCGTGCGCGACAGCAAGAAGGCCAAGTCGGCCCAGGAAGACCTGACCAAGATCGCCGGCCAGCAGGCCATGGTGACCAAGGCCAAGAAATCCATCGCCGGCTTCCGGGTGCGTGAAGAGATGCCGCTGGGCGCCAAGGTGACCCTCCGCGGCGACCGGATGTACGAATTCCTGGATCGTCTCATCACCGTCGCAATGCCCCGTATCCGCGACTTCCGCGGCGTTTCGGGCAAGAGCTTCGATGGCCGTGGCAACTACGCCATGGGCCTGAAAGAGCACATCGTCTTCCCCGAGATCGAGTTCGACAAGGTCGACGAAGTCTGGGGCATGGACATCATCATCTGCACCACCGCCTCCACGGATGCGGAAGCCAAGGCGCTGTTGAAGCAATTCAACATGCCCTTCACCAGCTGA
- the rpmC gene encoding 50S ribosomal protein L29: MNAQELRDKTPDQLRDALVDLKKEAFNLRFQQAGGNIENTARMRQVRRDVARVKTILNEKAKAEA, translated from the coding sequence ATGAACGCCCAGGAACTGCGTGACAAGACGCCGGACCAGCTCCGCGACGCCCTTGTCGACCTCAAGAAAGAAGCCTTCAACCTGCGTTTCCAGCAGGCCGGCGGCAACATCGAGAACACCGCCCGCATGCGCCAGGTCCGTCGTGACGTGGCCCGTGTGAAGACGATCCTCAACGAAAAAGCCAAGGCGGAGGCGTAA
- the rplX gene encoding 50S ribosomal protein L24, with amino-acid sequence MAAKLKKGDTVIVLTGKDKGKTGEIQSVDPKAGKAVVEGLNISVRHQRQSQNTQGGRVPTAMPIDLSNLAYVDANGKPTRVGFKVEDGKKVRVAKTTGDVIDA; translated from the coding sequence ATGGCCGCGAAACTGAAGAAGGGTGACACGGTGATCGTGCTCACCGGCAAGGACAAGGGCAAGACCGGCGAGATCCAGTCGGTGGACCCGAAGGCCGGCAAGGCCGTGGTGGAAGGGCTGAACATCTCCGTCCGTCACCAGCGCCAGAGCCAGAACACCCAGGGCGGCCGCGTGCCCACCGCCATGCCGATCGACCTCTCGAACCTCGCCTATGTGGATGCCAACGGCAAGCCCACCCGCGTGGGTTTCAAGGTGGAAGACGGCAAGAAAGTGCGCGTCGCCAAGACCACGGGAGACGTGATCGATGCTTGA
- a CDS encoding DEAD/DEAH box helicase — protein MDFDMLGLPPKLLANLAEMNITQPTPIQTKAIPHAMNGRDVMGLAQTGTGKTAAFGLPIVSALLRIEGKPDPKAVRGLILAPTRELAKQIVENLQGFAKGTQLRTNLVVGGVSINPQIQKLGRGTDLLVATPGRLIDLLERKAVRLDQARFLVLDEADQMLDMGFIHALRQIAPLLPKDRQTMLFSATMPKLMEELSQSYLSDPVRIETAPAGKPADKIDQCLHFVDQAEKQSLLIEHLAKHPKEAALVFSRTKHGAERIKKHLEKAGFAAGSIHGNKSQGQRDRALSGFREGELMVLVATDVAARGIDIPEVRYVYNYDMPNVPDNYVHRIGRTARAGRDGTAIAYVSPEEMGELKDVQKVMGKSIPVASGEAWEPMKRPTRGGGGGRGKPGGGGGRRRGGGGGGGQGQKDARPAAAAKPAGQKRRRPRRSKSGGSRAAS, from the coding sequence TTGGATTTCGACATGCTCGGGCTTCCGCCCAAACTCCTGGCCAACCTGGCCGAAATGAACATCACCCAGCCGACCCCGATCCAGACCAAGGCCATCCCCCACGCCATGAACGGCCGTGACGTGATGGGCCTGGCGCAAACCGGCACCGGCAAGACCGCCGCCTTCGGCCTGCCCATCGTTTCCGCCCTGCTGCGGATCGAGGGCAAGCCCGACCCCAAGGCTGTCCGCGGCCTCATCCTCGCCCCCACCCGCGAACTCGCCAAGCAGATCGTCGAGAACCTGCAAGGCTTCGCCAAGGGCACGCAGCTGCGCACAAACCTCGTGGTCGGCGGCGTCTCCATCAACCCGCAGATCCAGAAGCTGGGCCGCGGCACCGACCTGCTGGTCGCCACCCCCGGCCGCCTGATCGACCTGCTGGAGCGCAAGGCCGTCCGGCTCGACCAGGCCCGCTTCCTGGTGCTCGACGAGGCCGACCAGATGCTCGACATGGGCTTCATCCACGCCCTGCGCCAGATCGCGCCGCTGCTGCCGAAAGACCGGCAGACCATGCTGTTCTCGGCCACCATGCCCAAGCTGATGGAAGAGCTTTCGCAGTCCTACCTCAGTGATCCGGTGCGGATCGAAACCGCCCCCGCCGGCAAGCCGGCCGACAAGATCGACCAATGCCTGCACTTCGTCGACCAGGCCGAAAAGCAATCGCTGCTCATCGAGCACCTCGCCAAGCACCCCAAGGAGGCGGCGCTGGTGTTTTCGCGCACCAAGCACGGCGCGGAGCGGATCAAGAAGCACCTCGAGAAGGCCGGCTTTGCCGCGGGCTCGATCCACGGCAACAAGAGCCAGGGCCAGCGTGACCGTGCGCTCTCGGGCTTCCGCGAGGGCGAGTTGATGGTGCTGGTGGCCACCGATGTGGCCGCCCGTGGCATCGACATCCCCGAGGTGCGCTACGTCTACAACTACGACATGCCCAACGTGCCCGACAACTACGTGCACCGCATCGGCCGCACCGCGCGCGCGGGCCGCGACGGCACCGCCATCGCCTATGTCTCCCCCGAGGAGATGGGCGAGCTGAAGGACGTGCAGAAGGTGATGGGCAAGTCCATCCCGGTGGCGTCCGGCGAGGCCTGGGAGCCGATGAAGCGCCCCACCCGCGGCGGCGGCGGTGGCCGTGGCAAGCCCGGTGGTGGCGGTGGCCGGCGCCGGGGCGGCGGTGGCGGTGGCGGACAGGGCCAGAAAGACGCGCGCCCCGCAGCGGCGGCCAAGCCCGCCGGGCAGAAGCGCCGCAGGCCGCGCCGCTCCAAGAGCGGCGGCAGCCGCGCAGCCTCCTGA
- the rplN gene encoding 50S ribosomal protein L14 — protein sequence MIQMQTNLDVADNSGARRVQCIKVLGGSKRKYASVGDIIVVSVKEAIPRGRVKKGDVRKAVVVRTAKEVRREDGTAIRFDRNAAVILNNNNEPVGTRIFGPVVRELRSKNFMKIISLAPEVL from the coding sequence ATGATCCAGATGCAGACCAATCTGGATGTTGCTGACAACTCCGGCGCCCGCCGGGTTCAGTGCATCAAGGTCCTGGGTGGTTCCAAGCGCAAGTACGCGAGCGTGGGCGACATCATCGTCGTTTCCGTGAAGGAAGCCATCCCGCGCGGCCGCGTGAAGAAGGGCGACGTCCGCAAGGCCGTTGTCGTTCGGACCGCCAAGGAAGTGCGCCGCGAGGACGGCACCGCGATCCGCTTCGATCGCAACGCCGCCGTCATCCTCAACAACAACAACGAGCCGGTGGGCACCCGTATCTTCGGACCAGTCGTTCGCGAGCTTCGCTCGAAGAACTTCATGAAGATCATCTCGCTCGCCCCGGAGGTGCTGTAA
- the rpsE gene encoding 30S ribosomal protein S5 — MAERDNNRDNRRGPRRDREETPEFADRLVAINRVSKTTKGGKNFGFAALVVVGDQKGRVGFGKGKAKEVPEAIRKATEQAKRQMIRVPLREGRTLHHDVEGRHGAGRVVMRTAPHGTGIIAGGPMRAVFEMLGIHDVVAKSIGSQNPYNMIRATLDGLTKEASPRMVAQRRGKKVADILKKPEDAPAEEAAEA, encoded by the coding sequence ATGGCTGAACGTGACAACAATCGTGACAACCGCCGCGGCCCGCGCCGCGACCGGGAAGAGACCCCCGAGTTTGCCGATCGCCTCGTGGCGATCAACCGGGTCTCCAAGACCACCAAGGGCGGCAAGAACTTCGGCTTCGCCGCGCTCGTCGTGGTCGGTGACCAGAAGGGCCGCGTGGGCTTTGGCAAGGGCAAGGCCAAGGAGGTCCCCGAGGCCATCCGCAAGGCCACCGAGCAGGCCAAGCGCCAGATGATCCGCGTTCCGCTGCGCGAGGGCCGCACCCTGCACCACGACGTGGAAGGCCGCCACGGCGCCGGCCGCGTGGTGATGCGCACCGCCCCGCACGGTACCGGTATCATTGCCGGCGGTCCGATGCGTGCCGTGTTCGAGATGCTGGGCATCCACGACGTGGTCGCCAAGTCGATCGGCTCGCAGAACCCCTACAACATGATCCGCGCCACGCTCGACGGTCTCACCAAGGAAGCCAGCCCCCGGATGGTCGCGCAGCGTCGCGGCAAGAAGGTGGCCGACATCCTGAAGAAGCCCGAAGACGCGCCGGCCGAAGAAGCCGCTGAAGCGTAA
- the rplO gene encoding 50S ribosomal protein L15: MKLNELAPAEGSSPKKKRVARGPGSGKGKMAGRGIKGQKSRSGVAINGYEGGQMPLYQRLPKRGFNKPNRKKFAVVNLGLIQKFIDEKKLDAKGTIDEDALVASGLVRRKLDGVRVLAKGELTTKVALSVTGASKSAVEAVEKAGGSLAITAAQAAE, translated from the coding sequence ATGAAACTGAACGAACTCGCCCCCGCAGAGGGCTCCTCCCCGAAGAAAAAGCGCGTGGCTCGTGGCCCCGGCTCCGGCAAGGGCAAGATGGCCGGCCGTGGTATCAAGGGCCAGAAGTCGCGCTCGGGCGTGGCGATCAACGGCTACGAAGGCGGCCAGATGCCGCTCTACCAGCGGCTCCCCAAGCGCGGCTTCAACAAGCCGAACCGCAAGAAATTCGCCGTCGTCAACCTCGGGCTCATCCAGAAGTTCATCGACGAGAAGAAGCTCGACGCCAAGGGCACCATCGACGAGGACGCACTGGTGGCCTCCGGCCTCGTGCGCCGCAAGCTCGATGGCGTGCGCGTGCTGGCCAAGGGTGAACTGACCACCAAGGTCGCGCTCTCGGTCACCGGGGCCTCCAAATCGGCCGTCGAGGCCGTCGAGAAGGCCGGCGGCTCGCTGGCGATCACGGCTGCGCAGGCCGCCGAGTAA
- a CDS encoding MBL fold metallo-hydrolase yields the protein MTQTRRRFLATAAASAGAITVLPYAARAEAHGADTFATEGSEITIHPIDHASFVMETPAGVIYVDPVGDPAAYADLPPAALILVTHEHGDHFNAETLAALRGEAHLITNPAVAEKLGDAAPDEVLANGESTEWNGVTIDAIPAYNLTEDRLNFHPQGRDNGYVLTIDGFRTYVSGDTEDIPEMRALEAIDLAFVCMNLPFTMSLEQAASAVKEFAPAYVYPYHYKGRDGDIQDPEAFAALVADTSEVRFGGWYGEMET from the coding sequence ATGACCCAGACAAGACGCAGATTCCTCGCCACCGCCGCCGCAAGCGCCGGGGCGATCACCGTGTTGCCCTATGCCGCCCGCGCCGAGGCGCATGGGGCCGACACCTTCGCCACCGAGGGTAGCGAGATCACCATTCACCCGATCGACCATGCCTCCTTTGTCATGGAGACCCCGGCGGGCGTGATCTACGTGGACCCGGTGGGTGACCCGGCGGCCTATGCCGACCTGCCGCCCGCCGCGCTGATCCTCGTGACCCATGAACATGGCGACCACTTCAACGCCGAGACGCTGGCCGCGCTGCGCGGCGAGGCCCATCTCATCACCAACCCGGCCGTGGCCGAGAAGCTCGGCGATGCCGCGCCCGACGAGGTGCTGGCCAATGGCGAGAGCACGGAGTGGAACGGTGTCACCATCGACGCGATCCCGGCCTACAACCTCACCGAGGACCGGCTGAACTTTCATCCGCAGGGGCGCGACAACGGCTACGTGCTGACCATCGACGGCTTCCGCACCTATGTGTCGGGCGATACCGAGGACATCCCCGAGATGCGGGCGCTGGAGGCGATCGACCTGGCCTTCGTCTGCATGAACCTGCCCTTCACCATGTCGCTGGAGCAGGCCGCGAGCGCCGTGAAGGAGTTTGCCCCGGCCTATGTGTATCCCTACCACTACAAGGGCCGCGACGGCGACATCCAGGACCCGGAGGCCTTTGCGGCGCTGGTTGCCGATACCTCCGAGGTCAGGTTCGGCGGCTGGTACGGCGAGATGGAGACCTGA
- a CDS encoding CopG family antitoxin, producing MKTQKKPWPSLPSDEAAEAFVEEADLSEFDWSAAEPVAYEFEDKSARVTMRLPESQLAAIRAEAEKRGVKYQRFMRELMERGMRTLG from the coding sequence ATGAAGACGCAAAAGAAGCCATGGCCAAGCCTCCCGAGTGACGAGGCCGCGGAAGCCTTCGTGGAAGAGGCCGACCTGTCGGAGTTCGACTGGAGCGCCGCCGAGCCCGTGGCTTACGAGTTCGAAGACAAATCCGCCCGCGTCACCATGCGCCTGCCCGAAAGCCAGCTCGCCGCCATCCGCGCCGAGGCGGAAAAGCGCGGGGTGAAGTATCAGCGCTTCATGCGGGAGTTGATGGAGCGGGGGATGCGGACGTTGGGGTGA
- the rplP gene encoding 50S ribosomal protein L16 — MLQPKRTKFRKMHKGRIRGEAKGGSDLNFGTFGLKAVEPERITARQIEAARRAMTRHMKRQGRVWIRIFPDLPVTSKPVEVRMGKGKGSVDFWAAKVKPGRVMFEIDGVSEEVAREALRLAAMKLPIKTRTVMREDW; from the coding sequence ATGCTGCAACCAAAACGCACGAAATTCCGCAAGATGCACAAGGGCCGCATCCGCGGCGAGGCGAAGGGCGGGTCTGACCTGAACTTCGGCACCTTCGGCCTGAAGGCGGTGGAGCCCGAGCGGATCACCGCCCGTCAGATCGAGGCCGCCCGTCGTGCCATGACGCGCCACATGAAGCGTCAGGGCCGCGTCTGGATCCGGATCTTCCCCGATCTGCCCGTGACCTCCAAGCCGGTTGAAGTCCGGATGGGTAAAGGCAAGGGCTCGGTGGACTTCTGGGCCGCCAAGGTGAAGCCTGGCCGCGTGATGTTCGAGATCGACGGCGTGAGCGAAGAGGTGGCCCGCGAGGCGCTGCGTCTCGCCGCGATGAAGCTGCCGATCAAGACCCGCACGGTGATGCGCGAAGACTGGTGA
- the rpsQ gene encoding 30S ribosomal protein S17, with translation MPKRILQGVVTSDQNEQTVTVLVERRFKHPLLHKTVRKSKKYRAHDEQNTFKVGDTVRIQECAPKSKTKRWEVLTA, from the coding sequence ATGCCCAAGCGTATCCTGCAAGGCGTCGTGACCAGCGACCAGAACGAACAGACCGTCACCGTGCTGGTGGAGCGTCGTTTCAAGCATCCGCTGCTGCACAAGACTGTGCGGAAGTCGAAGAAATACCGTGCTCATGACGAGCAGAACACCTTCAAGGTGGGCGACACCGTGCGCATCCAGGAATGCGCGCCGAAGTCGAAGACGAAACGCTGGGAGGTTCTGACGGCGTAA
- a CDS encoding BrnT family toxin, whose product MKIAGIDWDAGNWPECGKHGVSQAEIEHVLRTMTLRIPDPFPGEPRFRTAGATAEGRHVFLVYMHREKEGALWLRPISARYMHAKEIRRYEDAKEAMAKPPE is encoded by the coding sequence ATGAAGATCGCCGGGATCGATTGGGATGCCGGAAACTGGCCGGAATGCGGAAAGCACGGTGTGTCTCAGGCAGAGATCGAGCATGTGCTACGCACCATGACGCTCCGCATCCCCGACCCGTTCCCCGGCGAACCCCGGTTTCGCACCGCGGGGGCCACGGCAGAAGGCCGCCACGTGTTCCTGGTCTACATGCACCGGGAGAAAGAGGGCGCGCTTTGGCTCCGCCCGATCAGCGCGCGCTACATGCACGCCAAGGAGATACGACGCTATGAAGACGCAAAAGAAGCCATGGCCAAGCCTCCCGAGTGA
- the rpsN gene encoding 30S ribosomal protein S14: MAKKAMIEREKKRQELVEKYAAKRAALKEIANDESKPMEERFKARLKLAKLPRNSSATRLHNRCQLTGRPKAYYRKLKMSRIMLRELASNGQIPGMVKSSW; this comes from the coding sequence ATGGCAAAGAAAGCAATGATCGAACGCGAGAAGAAGCGTCAGGAGCTGGTGGAAAAATACGCCGCCAAGCGCGCCGCTCTGAAAGAGATCGCGAATGACGAGAGCAAACCGATGGAAGAGCGGTTCAAGGCCCGGCTGAAGCTGGCCAAGCTGCCCCGCAACTCCTCGGCCACCCGCCTGCACAACCGGTGCCAGCTCACCGGCCGTCCGAAGGCGTATTACCGCAAACTCAAGATGTCGCGGATCATGCTGCGCGAGCTGGCCTCCAACGGCCAGATCCCCGGCATGGTCAAGTCGTCCTGGTAA
- the rplR gene encoding 50S ribosomal protein L18: MANTKRQLFQKRRMRVRNKLRKVNAGRVRLSVHRSNKNISVQLIDDVQGVTLASASSLEKDLGVVGKNNVEAATKVGAAIAERAKKAGVEEAYFDRGGFLFHGRVKALADAAREGGLKI, translated from the coding sequence ATGGCAAACACCAAACGCCAACTGTTCCAGAAGCGCCGCATGCGCGTCCGGAACAAGCTTCGCAAGGTGAACGCGGGCCGCGTGCGGCTCTCCGTCCACCGCTCGAACAAGAACATCAGCGTGCAGCTGATCGACGACGTGCAGGGCGTGACCCTGGCCTCGGCCTCCTCGCTGGAGAAGGATCTGGGCGTGGTCGGCAAGAACAACGTGGAGGCCGCCACCAAGGTGGGCGCCGCGATTGCCGAGCGTGCCAAGAAAGCCGGCGTGGAAGAGGCCTACTTCGACCGTGGCGGTTTTCTGTTCCACGGCCGGGTGAAGGCGCTCGCCGATGCTGCCCGCGAGGGTGGTCTGAAGATCTGA
- the rpsH gene encoding 30S ribosomal protein S8 has protein sequence MNDPLGDMLTRIRNAQMRGKSTVRTPASKLRAWVLDVLADEGYIRGYEAVEGTAHPEIEISLKYYEGTPVIRELKRVSKPGRRVYMGVGDIPSVRQGLGVSIVSTSRGVMSDAAARSANVGGEVLCTVF, from the coding sequence ATGAACGATCCTCTCGGCGATATGCTGACCCGCATCCGCAACGCGCAGATGCGTGGCAAGTCCACCGTCCGCACGCCCGCTTCCAAGCTGCGTGCCTGGGTTCTCGATGTTCTGGCTGACGAAGGCTACATCCGCGGCTACGAAGCCGTGGAAGGCACCGCCCACCCGGAAATCGAGATCAGCCTGAAGTACTACGAAGGCACCCCGGTGATCCGCGAACTCAAGCGCGTGTCCAAGCCCGGCCGTCGGGTTTACATGGGCGTTGGCGACATCCCCTCGGTCCGTCAGGGCCTGGGCGTTTCCATCGTCTCGACCTCGCGCGGCGTCATGTCCGATGCAGCAGCCCGCTCCGCCAACGTTGGCGGTGAGGTGCTCTGCACGGTGTTCTAA
- a CDS encoding DUF6552 family protein, whose amino-acid sequence MKTVDTVKWVATAIQLVGYGLTGLNVVPWNVFAFFVGILLWFAVGVMWKDRAIMVVHVGAFISLFVGYLNSGAPA is encoded by the coding sequence ATGAAAACTGTCGATACGGTCAAATGGGTTGCGACGGCCATTCAACTCGTCGGCTACGGCCTGACGGGGCTGAATGTGGTGCCGTGGAACGTTTTTGCCTTCTTCGTTGGAATCCTGCTGTGGTTTGCCGTGGGGGTCATGTGGAAGGACCGGGCGATCATGGTCGTTCACGTCGGCGCGTTCATCTCGCTCTTCGTGGGCTATCTGAACTCGGGAGCGCCGGCGTGA
- a CDS encoding TIGR02466 family protein, translating to MPEISSLFVTRLYRAALSEHGPAIDADELETSCFTIAEDDEAGQEWCEENGYPGYTSYASLSDLPWRFPIFKALAKCLDAHVAAFTEDLQFDLDGRNLVLEDLWINILPEGGSHGSHIHPHAVISGTTYVSMPKGTSALKLEDPRSARMMAAPMRRKHCREELKRFVSVAPAVGDVLLWESWLRHEVPMNMAEEERVSVSFNYRWE from the coding sequence ATGCCCGAGATCTCCTCCCTCTTCGTCACCCGTCTCTACCGCGCCGCCCTGTCCGAGCACGGGCCTGCCATCGACGCCGACGAGCTCGAAACCTCCTGCTTCACCATCGCCGAGGATGACGAGGCCGGGCAGGAATGGTGCGAGGAAAACGGCTACCCGGGTTATACGTCCTACGCCTCGCTCTCCGACCTCCCCTGGCGCTTCCCGATCTTCAAGGCGCTCGCCAAGTGTCTCGACGCCCATGTCGCCGCCTTCACCGAAGATCTCCAGTTCGACCTCGACGGCCGCAACCTCGTGCTCGAGGACCTCTGGATCAACATCCTCCCCGAAGGCGGCTCCCACGGCTCCCACATCCACCCCCACGCGGTGATCTCGGGCACCACCTACGTCTCGATGCCAAAGGGCACCTCGGCGCTGAAGCTGGAAGACCCGCGCTCCGCCCGCATGATGGCCGCCCCGATGCGCCGCAAGCACTGCCGCGAGGAGCTCAAACGCTTCGTCTCGGTCGCCCCCGCAGTGGGCGACGTGCTGCTCTGGGAAAGCTGGCTGCGCCACGAGGTGCCGATGAACATGGCCGAGGAGGAGCGGGTATCTGTGTCCTTCAACTATCGGTGGGAGTAA